The Nitrososphaerales archaeon genome contains a region encoding:
- a CDS encoding ABC transporter ATP-binding protein produces MILQVEDIHVYYGDSHILHGISLVVNEGEIVGLLGRNGAGKTTTLRTIAGLNYPRKGSIKFKGEDITRMDPYKRARLGIGFVPDDRRIFPDLTVRENLEISRYADSRRRWNIDKIFNLFPRLKELSSHRGIHLSGGEQKMLSIGRALMLSPDLLLLDEPSEGLSPIVVRNLIEIIKEIRSQGVTILLADQNVKFAKKIVDRAYIIDKGAIVYQGEMKTLWENEEIVKRYLAV; encoded by the coding sequence TTGATCCTTCAGGTTGAAGATATTCACGTATACTATGGTGACTCTCATATACTCCATGGGATCTCATTAGTAGTAAATGAAGGTGAAATCGTCGGCCTTTTAGGGAGGAATGGTGCTGGTAAAACAACTACTTTAAGGACTATCGCTGGGTTAAACTATCCACGTAAAGGGAGTATAAAGTTTAAGGGAGAAGATATAACGAGGATGGATCCTTATAAAAGAGCTAGATTAGGGATTGGTTTTGTACCAGATGATAGAAGAATCTTCCCAGATTTAACTGTACGTGAGAATTTAGAGATAAGTAGATACGCTGATTCACGCCGCAGATGGAATATCGACAAAATCTTCAATCTTTTCCCTAGACTCAAAGAGCTATCTTCTCATAGAGGAATTCACCTAAGTGGTGGAGAGCAAAAGATGTTATCTATAGGGAGAGCTTTAATGTTGAGTCCAGATTTACTCTTATTGGATGAACCATCTGAAGGGTTAAGCCCGATAGTCGTGCGTAACCTCATTGAGATCATTAAAGAGATTCGTAGTCAAGGAGTTACGATACTTCTTGCAGATCAAAATGTAAAGTTCGCTAAAAAGATCGTTGACCGAGCTTACATTATAGATAAAGGAGCTATAGTGTATCAAGGGGAAATGAAGACATTATGGGAGAATGAAGAGATAGTTAAAAGGTATTTAGCAGTTTAA